CCCCCCTCCGACGGCCCTCCCGGCAAAGCCGGGCCCTTCGCCATTCGGCGAAGGGATCGGGTCTGCCTCCCCCCGAGAGACCGGCGAACGGGCGCCGCGCCGCGGAAATCATGTCACGGTGCACGGCTAGAGGTATTGGCCGTAGCGGATCTTCACCACCACGTCCCGCACGCGTCGGAAGTCGTCCACCGCGCGCCCGATCTCCCCGGTCGTCACGCGCCCGGGCTCGGCACCGGAGCCGGCCAGCTGGACCTTGGCCTCGAGGGCGCGCCGTATCACCTCGGACACCTCGCCGCCGCTCATCCCGATCAGCCGCGGCACGAGCACGTCGTAGTCCAGCGCCTCGAAGAGCGGCCGCTGCGCAACCATCTCGGCGCGGCGGCGGACGATGTCGATGATCTGGCGCAGCGCGGGAGCCTCGGGCAGCGGCACCTCGATCAGATGATCGAGACGGCCGGGGGCGATGAGGGGGGACTCGATCCCGTCCGGCCGACTCGTGGATGCCAGCACGAGGAGCGACGGAAAGGCCGCCAGCCCGTCGAGCAGCTCGCACAGGTTGCTCACGAGCGGCCCGGCGGCCTCCCGCGCGCGCTCGGGTGGCAGCAGATGCTCGAGCGAGAGGGCATCGGCGTCGTCGAAGAAGATGACACCCTTTCCTTCCGCGGCGGCGAGCTGGAAGACCTCCTTGATGACCTCGGCGGCGTTCGGTCCCACCTTCGACGTCAGCGTGGTGAGACGGAGATGGTAGAAGAGCGCTCCCGAGATCGTGGCCAGAGCCTTGGCCAGGAGCGTCTTGCCGTTGCCCGGCGGCCCGTAGAGCAGCCCGCCCCGCGGCGGGTCGATCCCCCACTTGCGGTAGAGCTCGGGCATGCGGAGGGTGTAGGAGAGACTCGAGATCGCGTCCTTGGCCGGCTCGGCGCCGCCG
This sequence is a window from Candidatus Methylomirabilota bacterium. Protein-coding genes within it:
- a CDS encoding ATP-binding protein, which gives rise to MPALEWTVQRRLDDLIAKLEGKYGDLRGRVEVAPRPEVTFDMIGGAEPAKDAISSLSYTLRMPELYRKWGIDPPRGGLLYGPPGNGKTLLAKALATISGALFYHLRLTTLTSKVGPNAAEVIKEVFQLAAAEGKGVIFFDDADALSLEHLLPPERAREAAGPLVSNLCELLDGLAAFPSLLVLASTSRPDGIESPLIAPGRLDHLIEVPLPEAPALRQIIDIVRRRAEMVAQRPLFEALDYDVLVPRLIGMSGGEVSEVIRRALEAKVQLAGSGAEPGRVTTGEIGRAVDDFRRVRDVVVKIRYGQYL